AGAATTCGATGCAGTAGTGATCAGCGGTGGATCTGAGCAGCCACGTGACTTGCCAGTTCCTGGCCGTGGGCTAAAAGGCGTTCACTATGCTTTGGAATTCTTGATTCCACAGAATAAAGAAAACGCAGGCGATTTCAAAAATGAAATTTCTGCAGCTGGTAAGCATGTAGTAGTTATCGGTGGTGGTGATACTGGATCTGATTGCGTGGGAACGTCTAATCGTCATGGCGCTGCTAAGGTTACTCAGTTTGAATTGTTGCCACAGCCACCAGAAACTGAAAACAAGCCTTTGGTATGGCCCTATTGGCCAACTAAGTTGCGCACCTCCTCTTCGCATGAAGAGGGTTGTGAGCGCGATTGGTCTGTTGCTACAAAGCGTTTTGAAGGTAAAGATGGCAAATTAGAGAAGTTGATTTGCGTGCGCTTGGAGTGGAAAGACGGCAAGATGACAGAAATGCCAAATTCTGAATTTGAGATTAAGGCAGACTTGGTTTTCTTGGCAATGGGCTTTGTGTCCCCTGCAGCCCAGGTTCTCAATGCCTTTGGTGTTGAAAAAGACGCGCGCGGTAATGCAAAAGCTACTGTTGATGGCCAAAACGCCTACCAAACCAATGTTCCGAAGGTATTTGCTGCTGGCGATATGCGTCGTGGACAATCCTTGGTAGTTTGGGCAATTCGTGAGGGTCGCCAAGCTGCCCAGGCAGTAGATGAGTATTTAATGGGGTCTTCCGTTCTGCCGCGATAATATCGGGGATATGAACATTAGCCACTCCAACTCGGTGGAAGTGAAGCAAACAACCTCTAGCGGTGGCCATGGCGAAGTTGTAGTTCAAATTAAGGACGTCAACTTTTCCTACGCCCCCGGTGAGCGGCAAATTCTATCTGGACTCAATATGGAGTTCCGCCGAGGACAAGTTGTTGCGGTGATGGGTGGCTCCGGCTGTGGCAAGACCACAATCTTGAGACTTATTGGTGGCCAATTCACTGCACAGTCTGGTCAGGTCCTTTTTGAAGGTCATGACATTGGCAAAATGAACGGCGCTGAATTAATGGCCGCCCGACGTCG
The window above is part of the beta proteobacterium CB genome. Proteins encoded here:
- a CDS encoding glutamate synthase, NADH/NADPH, small subunit, whose protein sequence is MGKVTGFMEFERVDETYEAPVKRLHHYKEFVAALTDDEAKVQGARCMDCGIPFCNNGCPVNNIIPDFNDLVFHDDWKNALDVLQSTNNFPEFTGRICPAPCEAACTLGINSDAVGIKSIEHAIIDKGWENGWVKPQPSKTKTGKKVAVVGGGPAGMATAQQLARVGHDVTVFEKNDRVGGLLRYGIPDFKMEKWLIDRRVEQMQAEGVKFETGVFVGKEAIGAEVKNYSTKTVSPDQLMKEFDAVVISGGSEQPRDLPVPGRGLKGVHYALEFLIPQNKENAGDFKNEISAAGKHVVVIGGGDTGSDCVGTSNRHGAAKVTQFELLPQPPETENKPLVWPYWPTKLRTSSSHEEGCERDWSVATKRFEGKDGKLEKLICVRLEWKDGKMTEMPNSEFEIKADLVFLAMGFVSPAAQVLNAFGVEKDARGNAKATVDGQNAYQTNVPKVFAAGDMRRGQSLVVWAIREGRQAAQAVDEYLMGSSVLPR